A genomic segment from Micromonospora echinaurantiaca encodes:
- a CDS encoding GNAT family N-acetyltransferase codes for MLTLTRDDGYLLSTDPDRIDLDRVHHWLSTDAYWAIGRSRETVARAFAGSLPFGVYRPGDGRQVAVARAVTDQATFAWLCDVYVDPGERGRGLGSWLAQAVRDHLDTLGVRRILLATNDAHGVYAKVGFTPLPDPRRWMQLDRRDEPVSQLTGKEQSGGSPLTVEA; via the coding sequence GTGCTCACCCTGACCCGTGACGACGGCTACCTGCTCAGCACCGACCCGGACCGGATCGACCTGGACCGGGTGCACCACTGGCTCTCCACCGACGCGTACTGGGCGATCGGGCGGAGCCGGGAGACGGTGGCCCGGGCGTTCGCCGGCTCGCTGCCGTTCGGCGTCTACCGTCCCGGTGACGGGCGGCAGGTGGCGGTGGCCCGGGCGGTCACCGACCAGGCGACCTTCGCCTGGCTCTGCGACGTCTACGTCGACCCGGGCGAGCGCGGCCGGGGCCTGGGCAGTTGGCTCGCCCAGGCGGTCCGCGACCACCTGGACACCCTCGGCGTTCGGCGGATCCTGCTGGCCACCAACGACGCGCACGGGGTGTACGCGAAGGTCGGCTTCACCCCGCTGCCGGATCCGCGCCGGTGGATGCAGCTCGACCGGCGCGACGAGCCGGTGAGCCAGCTCACTGGCAAGGAGCAAAGCGGCGGTTCGCCCCTTACGGTGGAGGCGTGA
- a CDS encoding phage holin family protein — MGFLKGLLIRLAVTALAFWLATLVIPGITLDSDSATETVTTLVLVAIIFGVVNAVLQPIIKTVGCGFYLLTLGLIALVVNGLLFLLTSWIADQAGLPFHVDGFWPAAVLGALFVGIVTWILGALLDRD; from the coding sequence ATGGGTTTTCTGAAGGGTCTGCTGATCCGCCTGGCCGTCACGGCGCTGGCCTTCTGGCTGGCCACCCTGGTCATCCCGGGCATCACGCTGGATTCCGACTCGGCGACCGAAACGGTCACCACGCTGGTGCTGGTGGCGATCATCTTCGGCGTGGTCAACGCGGTGCTCCAGCCGATCATCAAGACCGTTGGTTGCGGCTTCTACCTGCTGACCCTCGGGCTGATCGCGCTGGTGGTGAACGGGCTGCTCTTCCTGCTCACCAGCTGGATCGCCGACCAGGCCGGGCTGCCGTTCCACGTGGACGGTTTCTGGCCGGCCGCGGTGCTCGGCGCGCTCTTCGTCGGCATCGTCACCTGGATCCTCGGCGCCCTGCTCGACCGCGACTGA
- the eccE gene encoding type VII secretion protein EccE, producing MPATTSPSRVTPIHGSSPAPTVAASVPGPPADPATTTGSTRQAALPAQWIPAGRRPPTGVRAGQVVAAQVAVAVLAAAVGQGPVPALAAIAVAAVLLPAAWLRIRGRWLFEWLATALGYLTRRRGLPASADPAALLDLVDPAAVLRPSAPGGGPGALVDDATGLVAVLELGDPADLLGDGPRQLPGPASLLTAAPPDGPPVRVQLLLTGAPAPTVDAGGGTIATSYRQLTDGRLAARERAVLAVRVLRVDGWSDEELRRALAGTVRRLVRRFGPVAVRPLGEHAALRVLAELAHHDGRPAQESWQVLRSGGLLQASFRLRRWPDPRVEAGRRLVPRLLALPATATTVSLCAGPSADPAGGPTELTVRLAAATPAELAVAAQALDRLVAGAGGELQRLDGAQLDGLAATLPLAAAGTGLPGGPVREPPELPFGEAGLMIGSNRHGGAVTVRLFRPESTRVMLVGGVRAAQLVVLRALALGARVAVQTARPLSWEPFVRGAGTPGGAIPLLPPGRPVGGAPGTPLRPQLLVVDAPLPVESEPGPPWRATLLVRDELTPADADALGRADLAVLQPLSLPEAALAGSALGLGASAEWLTRIRDDMVAVVNRRALRWALLSPTPIESQLIGRPSRR from the coding sequence GTGCCGGCGACCACCAGCCCGAGCCGGGTCACTCCGATCCACGGCTCGTCGCCGGCCCCCACCGTGGCCGCGTCGGTCCCCGGTCCGCCGGCCGACCCGGCGACCACGACCGGGTCGACCCGGCAGGCCGCTCTGCCGGCACAGTGGATCCCCGCCGGGCGCCGGCCACCCACCGGCGTGCGCGCCGGCCAGGTCGTCGCCGCGCAGGTCGCCGTGGCGGTGCTCGCCGCCGCCGTCGGGCAGGGGCCCGTCCCGGCCCTGGCCGCAATCGCGGTGGCCGCGGTGCTGCTGCCGGCCGCCTGGCTGCGGATCCGCGGTCGCTGGCTCTTCGAGTGGCTGGCCACCGCGCTGGGCTACCTGACCCGGCGACGCGGGCTGCCCGCCTCGGCCGACCCGGCGGCGCTGCTCGACCTGGTCGACCCGGCCGCCGTGCTGCGCCCGTCGGCACCGGGCGGTGGGCCGGGCGCGCTGGTCGACGACGCGACCGGCCTGGTGGCCGTACTGGAACTCGGCGATCCGGCCGACCTGCTGGGCGACGGCCCGCGGCAGCTGCCCGGGCCGGCCTCGCTGCTGACCGCGGCTCCGCCGGACGGGCCGCCGGTGCGGGTGCAACTGCTGCTCACCGGGGCACCCGCACCGACCGTCGACGCGGGTGGCGGCACCATCGCGACCTCCTACCGACAGCTCACCGACGGGCGGCTGGCCGCCCGGGAGCGCGCCGTGCTCGCCGTCCGGGTGCTGCGGGTCGACGGCTGGTCCGACGAGGAACTGCGGCGCGCCCTGGCCGGCACCGTGCGCCGCCTGGTGCGCCGGTTCGGCCCGGTCGCCGTGCGTCCGCTGGGTGAGCACGCCGCGCTGCGCGTCCTCGCCGAACTGGCCCACCACGACGGACGTCCGGCGCAGGAGTCCTGGCAGGTGTTGCGCTCCGGCGGCCTGCTCCAGGCCAGCTTCCGGCTGCGCCGCTGGCCCGATCCGCGGGTCGAGGCCGGCCGCCGGCTGGTGCCCCGGCTGCTCGCGCTACCGGCCACCGCCACCACCGTGTCGCTCTGTGCCGGGCCGTCGGCCGATCCCGCCGGCGGGCCCACCGAGCTGACCGTACGCCTGGCCGCGGCGACCCCGGCGGAGCTCGCGGTGGCCGCCCAGGCGCTCGACCGGCTGGTGGCCGGCGCCGGCGGCGAACTCCAGCGGCTCGACGGCGCGCAGCTCGACGGGTTGGCCGCCACCCTGCCGCTCGCCGCGGCCGGCACCGGGTTGCCCGGCGGTCCGGTCCGGGAGCCGCCGGAGCTGCCGTTCGGTGAGGCCGGGTTGATGATCGGCAGCAACCGGCACGGCGGTGCGGTGACCGTCCGGCTGTTCCGGCCGGAGAGCACCCGGGTGATGCTCGTCGGCGGGGTACGCGCCGCCCAGCTCGTGGTGCTGCGCGCGCTGGCGCTCGGCGCCCGGGTCGCGGTGCAGACCGCCCGGCCGCTCAGCTGGGAGCCGTTCGTCCGGGGCGCCGGCACGCCGGGCGGCGCGATTCCCCTGCTCCCGCCGGGCCGGCCGGTCGGCGGCGCACCCGGGACGCCGTTGCGTCCGCAGCTGCTGGTGGTCGACGCGCCGCTGCCCGTCGAGTCCGAGCCCGGGCCGCCCTGGCGGGCCACCCTGCTGGTCCGGGACGAGCTGACCCCGGCGGACGCCGACGCGCTGGGCCGGGCCGACCTGGCGGTGCTGCAACCGCTCAGCTTGCCGGAGGCAGCGCTGGCCGGGAGCGCGCTGGGCCTCGGCGCGTCCGCCGAGTGGCTGACCCGGATCCGCGACGACATGGTCGCGGTGGTGAACCGGCGGGCGCTGCGGTGGGCACTGCTGTCGCCCACCCCGATCGAGTCGCAACTGATCGGCCGCCCGTCCCGCCGCTGA
- a CDS encoding WXG100 family type VII secretion target, translated as MSQTQAEAAVMQQTAAKFEQVDQSLQTMLSSLMAELEVLQQAWRGAGGRSFEQVKQQWAQDQATLQRALRETASAIRTAGQQYDVADTEAAGRVSTTNRGGIQLPL; from the coding sequence GTGTCCCAGACCCAGGCAGAAGCGGCGGTGATGCAGCAGACCGCCGCGAAGTTCGAGCAGGTGGACCAGTCGTTGCAGACCATGCTGAGCAGCCTGATGGCCGAGCTGGAGGTGTTGCAGCAGGCCTGGCGGGGCGCCGGGGGGCGCTCCTTCGAGCAGGTCAAGCAGCAGTGGGCGCAGGACCAGGCCACCCTGCAGCGGGCGCTGCGGGAGACCGCCTCCGCGATCCGCACCGCCGGCCAGCAGTACGACGTCGCGGACACCGAGGCCGCCGGCCGGGTGTCCACCACCAACCGCGGCGGCATC